The following coding sequences lie in one Fusarium poae strain DAOMC 252244 chromosome 1, whole genome shotgun sequence genomic window:
- a CDS encoding hypothetical protein (TransMembrane:11 (i52-74o80-99i132-154o160-180i192-213o241-263i275-296o316-337i357-377o383-409i421-442o)), producing MSHHENNNLSEKDLKRDLENDQTLNNTPSIAGAQVHDDVFGDITDEGPNYRAVGWIGTVALMMKTQIGLGVLSIPAVFDVLGIAPGIICLIVIAAITTWSDYMVGVFKRNHPQVYGIDDAGYLIFGRIGREIFGIAFCLYWIFVAGSGMLGLSIGLNAVSLHGTCTAVFVAVAAICGFLLASVRTLGRISMLAWVGLICIMTAIFTVTIAVGIQDKPADAPQDTEWKSDWKVVGNPSFTQAISSISSLIFAYAGTPGFFSIAAEMKNPAHYTRSLIVCQAGVTITYLVIGIVVYLYCGSYVASPALGSAGHLIKRIAYGISLPGLLATTVLVIHFAAKYVFVRLLRGTKHLASNSAVHWGTWIACTLTTTVIAYLIASGIPVFGGLVSLVGALLGTLMSFQLYGCMWLYDNWAKGKRDPNVKWYLMVAFSIFVIVSGTFLMISGTYGSIVGIIDSYKTDGGSSAFSCADNSNST from the exons ATGTCGCACCACGAGAACAACAACCTATCCGAGAAGGATCTCAAGCGCGACTTGGAGAATGACCAGACTTTAAACAACACTCCTTCCATCGCTGGAGCACAGGTTCACGATGATGTCTTTGGTGATATCACTGATGAAGGTCCCAACTACCGAGCT GTCGGATGGATTGGTACTGTCGCTCTTATGATGAAGACCCAGATCGGCCTGGGTGTTCTGTCCATCCCAGCTGTCTTTGACGTCCTCGGAATCGCTCCTGGTATCATCTGCCTGATCGTTATCGCCGCCATCACAACTTGGTCCGACTACATGGTTGGTGTCTTTAAGCGCAACCATCCCCAAGTGTACGGTATCGATGACGCTGGATACCTCATCTTTGGTCGCATTGGACGCGAGATCTTTGGCATTGCCTTTTGCCTGT ACTGGATCTTCGTTGCAGGTTCTGGTATGCTCGGTCTTTCCATCGGCCTCAACGCGGTCTCTCTCCACGGTACCTGTACAGCAGTCTTCGTCGCTGTCGCAGCCATCTGTGGTTTCCTCCTCGCCAGTGTCCGTACCCTTGGCCGCATCAGCATGCTCGCTTGGGTCGGTCTCATCTGCATCATGACCGCcatcttcaccgtcaccatcGCAGTCGGTATCCAGGATAAACCTGCCGATGCGCCCCAGGATACCGAGTGGAAATCCGACTGGAAGGTTGTAGGCAACCCGTCCTTCACTCAGGCcatctcatccatctcgTCGCTCATCTTCGCCTACGCTGGTACACCCGGTTTCTTCTCCATCGCTGCTGAGATGAAGAACCCCGCGCACTACACCCGATCTCTGATTGTGTGCCAGGCTGGTGTGACTATTACTTATCTTGTCATCGGTATCGTTGTGTACTTGTACTGTGGATCATACGTCGCTTCTCCCGCTCTCGGTTCAGCTGGTCACTTGATCAAGCGCATCGCCTACGGTATCTCTCTGCCTGGTCTTCTGGCCACAACCGTCCTCGTCATTCACTTCGCCGCCAAGTACGTCTTTGTTCGTCTCCTCCGCGGAACCAAGCATCTCGCTTCCAACAGCGCTGTCCACTGGGGAACATGGATTGCCTGCACTCTCACCACCACCGTCATCGCTTATCTGATCGCTTCCGGCATTCCCGTCTTTGGTGGCCTTGTGTCTCTTGTTGGTGCCCTTTTGGGTACGCTGATGTCGTTCCAGCTCTACGGTTGCATGTGGCTGTACGATAACTGGGCCAAGGGCAAGCGTGACCCCAATGTCAAGTGGTACCTCATGGTTGCTTTCAGCATCTTTGTCATTGTTTCTGGTACTTTTTTGATGATTAGTGGTACTTACGGATCCATCGTTGGTATCATTGACTCTTACAAGACTGATGGCGGTTCCTCCGCTTTCTCTTGTGCCGACAACTCCAATTCCACTTAA
- a CDS encoding hypothetical protein (TransMembrane:1 (o297-317i)), translating to MATVYIGGGRTGLVAQNITAAALYFGLTASNASNDDRRACDEWIRNSVLVDVDGVLEAIKASKQRVSGTCQWYKQRKEYKEWLVGDKRNRLWMSADPGAGKTTTLTAMIDELQQSSGNGASPDVLFFFFDDKVENQSSATAAVLSLIGQLLKKQPELFQHVQYTARPDLDTLSNLWGYLRKMTDALNQQPYILLDALDECSPSQVNDLLKYLNDIVKVIDARMEELVNYPLDLREQIKTRLYYATGRTFLWVSLLIEYLKTEPPDQFYSRTGFNYVTEERLRKMMPAKLSEAPPQRFPLNIFFAFIRTIPMFLGFLMRAFSRTETNLNLANRLMFQICCRYLGMTKLHSDQTTSNIRVSTDSAIVRYRDQCFNEYAFTEWQHHFLWLDQTSIYLLFPSLVQIPSSHKTLLHAAAASDGKADVLRLLIKAGTDVTEPDETGSTALDKAIISLEMESALTLMEAGCSIPSQSPPTESLLQWTSSHQALARLFLYHYVIFEEDGLLTTSFQFTQKREPGQYWIEVISAILGFESTATMKDFNGLTALHWATMLSSSEWVSVTFSDKGNKFQMVRNVRSEDIAHIAINSNIRADVKDSFGLTAFHWAAILSSGETIQVAYKENNDAMDKNLKVEYKNGVEAVAKLLATKGAELVVQDSFGFTALHWLALLCSTANFAIRLEKTTGESCAFASQGGHRAAARIISKMAPELCGTRDCLGKTACDWVSYLTSIKDEFEQEWYEGGIKVRIGLQKADWVSESLI from the exons ATGGCTACTGTTTACATTGGGGGAGGTAGAACGGGATTGGTGGCACAAAACATCACCGCGGC TGCCTTATACTTTGGCCTCACAGCTTCGAATGCGTCCAACG ATGACCGACGTGCGTGCGATGAATGGATCCGCAATTCAGtccttgttgatgttgacggtGTTCTGGAAGCTATCAAAGCTTCTAAACAACGAGTTTCCGGGACATGCCAATGGTACAAACAGAGAAAAGAATATAAGGAATGGCTAGTCGGAGACAAACGAAATCGTCTTTGGATGTCTGCAGATCCAGGGGCTGGGAAAACAACCACATTAACAGCAATGATCGACGAGCTGCAACAAAGTTCGGGCAATGGCGCTTCCCCCGACGTtctattcttcttctttgatgATAAAGTTGAGAACCAATCATCCGCTACGGCTGCTGTCCTGTCCTTAATTGGACAGCTGTTGAAGAAGCAGCCTGAGTTATTTCAACATGTCCAGTATACGGCGAGACCCGACCTCGACACTTTATCAAACCTTTGGGGGTACCTGAGGAAGATGACGGACGCTTTGAACCAACAGCCCTACATCTTGCTCGATGCTCTAGATGAATGTTCACCTTCTCAGGTTAACGATCTCCTCAAATACCTCA ATGATATCGTCAAGGTCATCGATGCCCGTATGGAGGAACTGGTCAATTATCCCTTGGACCTTCGTGAACAAATCAAGACAAGGCTATACTATGCGACTGGACGCACCTTCTTGTGGGTATCACTCCTCATTGAGTACCTAAAAACAGAACCACCTGATCAGTTTTACAGCCGCACAGGGTTCAACTATGTAACTGAGGAGCGCCTTCGCAAGATGATGCCCGCTAAGCTAAGCGAG GCTCCACCTCAGCGCTTTCCTCTCAACATCTTCTTCGCCTTCATCAGGACAATTCCTATGTTTCTTGGTTTCCTCATGAGGGCATTTTCCCGAACCGAGACCAATTTGAATCTAGCCAATCGACTCATGTTTCAAATCTGCTGCAGATATCTTGGGATGACGAAGCTACACAGCGATCAGACGACTTCAAATATTCGAGTCAGCACAGATTCGGCTATTGTGAGATACAGGGATCAGTGCTTCAATGAATATGCCTTCACAGAGTGGCAGCACCATTTCCTGTGGTTGGACCAGACTTCAATCTATCTTTTGTTTCCGTCACTGGTTCAGATCCCATCCAGTCACAAGACACTACTAcacgctgctgctgcttctgaTGGGAAGGCCGACGTGTTACGCTTACTTATCAAGGCTGGTACGGATGTCACTGAGCCAGATGAAACCGGAAGCACGGCATTAGACAAAGCAATTATTTCACTTGAAATGGAGTCTGCATTGACTCTTATGGAAGCAGGTTGCTCCATTCCCAGCCAGTCCCCGCCCACAGAGTCATTGCTTCAATGGACGTCATCTCACCAAGCCTTGGCACGTTTGTTCCTTTATCATTATGTCATTTTCGAAGAAGACGGACTGTTGACGACATCATTCCAATTTACGCAAAAACGAGAACCAGGCCAATACTGGATAGAAGTTATATCTGCAATCCTTGGTTTCGAATCCACAGCAACGATGAAGGATTTCAACGGGTTGACAGCACTACATTGGGCAACAATGCTATCAAGTTCAGAGTGGGTTTCAGTCACTTTTTCGGACAAGGGAAACAAATTCCAAATGGTTAGGAACGTCAGGTCAGAGGATATTGCTCATATCGCCATAAACAGTAATATCAGAGCAGATGTAAAAGATAGCTTTGGTTTGACGGCTTTTCATTGGGCAGCAATCCTTTCTTCTGGGGAGACAATTCAAGTGGCTTACAAAGAAAACAACGATGCAATGGATAAGAATCTCAAAGTGGAATATAAAAACGGAGTCGAGGCCGTGGCCAAGCTGCTGGCCACGAAAGGGGCTGAGCTGGTGGTTCAGGACAGTTTCGGCTTCACTGCACTACACTGGCTGGCGCTCTTGTGCTCTACTGCAAATTTCGCCATCAGGCTCGAAAAGACTACAGGGGAGAGCTGCGCTTTCGCTTCACAAGGAGGCCACAGGGCTGCAGCGAGGATCATTTCAAAGATGGCACCGGAATTATGCGGTACACGGGACTGTTTGGGGAAAACAGCGTGTGATTGGGTATCATACCTGACCTCCATCAAGGACGAATTTGAACAAGAATGGTATGAGGGTGGGATTAAAGTGAGAATAGGTCTTCAAAAGGCGGACTGGGTGTCTGAGTCTTTAATTTAG